The following DNA comes from Candidatus Krumholzibacteriia bacterium.
CGTGCGCCGGATGCGCAGGGGCCCGCGCGACCGACGCCTCGAAACGTTCCCGCGCCCGGCGCAGCGGGGGCCGACCGCGAATGGCTCGCGTCCGGCCTGCAGGGCGCGGGTGACCGAATCGACGGCCTCGCCGAAGGGATGCCGCCCCGCGAGCACCTCCCACAGGATCACCCTGAGCGCGTAGACGTCGGTGCGCACGTCTACCGCACCGGCGTCGCCGCGCAGCTGTTCGGGACTCATGTAGACGGGAGGCCGAGGCGCCGACCCTCGACCATCATCGTCGCGTCGATGATGGCGGTGTCGTCGTCGAGCAGCAGCAGCTCGAGTTCGCGCCCCTCGTCGGTGATCAGTTCCTCCACCAGCGTCACGCGCTGCTGGTTCCCGCTGCGCTTCTCGGCGCGATGCGCACGGGCGTGGGCGACTGGGATCTTCAGCACGCAGCGCGACGCGATGCCCAGAGAGTGGGCGCGGTCGGTTGCGCGAGCCCACCCGCGTCGACGAGCCGGATGTAGGTTCCGTGGACCAGGGCAGTGGGTTGCAGGGTGTGATCGGCCCGCTCCTGCGACACGGTCGAGCGTGAAGTCCGGTGCAGCGCGTCGGAGACGAGTGCGAAGATCTCTTCGCTGGGCTGGACGCGAGGCGCCGCGTCGTCCTCGAGCTGGCGGAAGAGCCGGGTCACCCGGGCGCGGGTGTCGCCGTTCCGGATTCTATCGCAGCAGATCCGGCGCGAGAGGATGAACGGGATCCACTCCGAGGGCGGTCGGGCTGCGAAAGGCGAGGCACGAACGGCCCTGTCGTGCAGAATCCACGGACGTGCCGCGCGGCAGTTCGGCCCGGGGAACGGAGATGGCTGGTCATCCTGAGGACGACATGGAATACGGCATCCGACGCTTCTACGGAGAACGCATCCGTCCGCTTCTCCCGTCGGCTGGCCGGCGGTGGGCGAAGTACGCCTACAGCATGTGGGGGTACCGGCAGTTGTTCACGATCCGGTCCCTGTCCTGCAGCGAGAGGTGCACCTGTTCCAGCGTTTCGTGGAGGTCGACTTCCACGTACCCCACGGTCACTGGCCGTGCGAGATGGCGGAGATCGCGAAGTTCCTCCTGGACTCTCCGCGCAGACCGGAAGCGGTGATGATCGAGGCCGGGTGCTGGCAGGGAGGGAGCACGGCCAAGTTCAGCATCCTGTGCGAGATGTGCGGATACGTCCTGCACGTCTACGATTCGTTCCAGGGGGTGGAGGCGACCGACCAGGAGGGCTACGACTACACTGGCGAGTATTCCGCCGAGCAAGCGCTGGTGCGGAACCACGTGCGCCGGTACGGCGTCATCGACGTGTGCCGCTTCCATTCCGGGTGGCTCCAGGACACCATCGCGAAGGTCCCCGTCGCCGAGCCCGTCATGGCCGCCTACATCGACTGCGACCTGGCCAAGGGGACGGTCGAGGTCTTGCGAGGAACGCGGCAGGGACTGTGCGACGAGGACCTGGTCTTCACCCAGGACTTCCACATTCCTCCCGTGCGCAAGACGCTGGAGGCGGTCGACACCTGGACTGCCCTGGGGGTCCGAATGCCCCGGATCGAGCGGCACTGCCACAACCTGGCCTCGCTCCACTTCGAGCGTTCCGGATCGGACGCCTGACCGCCTCCGTTCCCCGGAAGCCCGCGTTCATTCCCCAGGAGCCGCGCGTTCCTACCCACCTCACGAATCTCCCCTCCCCCGTGCCTTGACCGCGCGCGGCGGCCGACTAGCCTACCTTCGTCCCTGCGCACCGCGCTGCCCCCGACCTGGAGATCACCGTGAACGTTCTGGTTCTGAACTGCGGATCGTCGTCGTTGAAGTTCCAGCTGATCGAGACCGATTCCGACCGGATCGACTCCGACCAGGACCGCAAGCTGGCTCGCGGCATCGTCGAGCGGATCGGCAGCCAGGCGGTGGTCACGTGGCAGGCCGAGGGTGGCCGCAAGGACCGCCATGCCGAGCCGGTGCGCGACCACCGCGCGGCGATCGATCTCGTGTTGCGCTGGATCGTCGGCGAGGAGAGCGGGATCGAGTCGATCCACAGCATGAAGGACATCCACGCCGTGGGTCACCGGGTGGTGCACGGCGGCGAGCGCTTCCAGCGCTCGGTGCGGGTCGACGACGAGGTCATGGAGGGAATCCAGGACTGCTTCGAGCTCGCTCCTCTGCACAACCCGGCCAATCTCCTGGGCATCCGCAGCGCGCAGGAACTGCTGGGCAAGGGCGTGCCGCAGGTGGCGGTCTTCGACACCGCCTTCCATTCGACCATGCCCGAGGCGAGCTACCTCTACGCCATTCCGTACCAGTACTACCGGCGCTACAAGATCCGCCGCTACGGCTTCCACGGCACCTCGCACCGCTACGTGTGCTACCGCTACCGGCGCATGCACGACCTCGAGCGCGAGCAGGTGAACCTGATCACCCTGCACCTGGGCAACGGGGCGAGCGCGTGCGCGATCCGCGATGGCAGCTCGGTCGACACGTCCATGGGCTTCACGCCGCTCGACGGGCTGGTCATGGGCACGCGCGCCGGCGACATCGATCCGCAGATCATCGAGTTCCTCATGCACAAGGAAGGAATCGACATCGGCGAGATCGACACGCTGCTGAACAAGCGCTCCGGTCTGCTGGGCCTCAGTGGCCTGACCAGCGACATGCGCGAATTGCTCGAGGAGGAGACCGAGAACGGCGACCGCCGCGCGCGGTTGGCCATCGACATCTTCTGCCAGCGCGTGAAGGCCTACATCGGGGCCTACTGGGCCAAGCACGGGCCTTTCGAGGGCATGGTCATGACCGGCGGGATCGGCGAGAACGCCGCGCCGGTGCGTGCCCGGATCCTTCGCGGACTCGAGCACATGGGCGTGAAGCTCGATGCCGCGGCGAACGACGGTCTCGCCGGCGGTACGGAAGGGCGGATCTCGCAGGAGGGCTCGGCCCTTCCCACCTACGTGATCCCGACCGACGAGGAACTGTTGATCGCCCGCGACACCTACCGCGTGGTCGAGGACCGGCCCCGGCGGTGGTGACCGAGGGGTGACCCTCCGGGTTCGCTAGCGTCGGCCGCCGAACAGCCCCAGGCGGAAGGCCCAGTACAGCAGCGTGAGGATCGAGGTCACGGCGGCGGCCACGTAGGTCAGCGCCGCGGCGTCGAGGACCTTCTTCGCGCCACCCAGCTCGTCCCGGGTCATGTACCCGCCGCGCTGCAGTGTGGCCATGGCCCGGCGGCTGGCGTCGAACTCCACGGGCAGCGTGATCAGGGTGAAGACCGTGGTCGCTCCGAAGAGGGTGACGCCGACGATGGCCGCGGTGTGCCCCAGCGCCGTCGCGGTGCCGCCCAGGAAGAAGGCGGCGATGATCACGAACATCGAGAGTCCGCTGCTGAAGTTGGCCACCGGCACCCACGCCGAGCGGAACTTCAACGGCGCGTAGGCCCGCGCATGCTGGATCGCATGGCCGACCTCGTGGGCCGCCACGCCGGCAGCGGCCATGGAGCGACTGCCGTACACGCCCTCGCTCAAACGGAGCGTCTTCGTGCGCGGATCGTAGTGGTCGCTGAGCTTGCCCGCGACCGGCTCCACCCGCACGTCGGAGATCCCGTGGTCCCGTAGGATCGCCTCGGCGATCTGGGCTCCGGTGAGACCCCGCCGGGTGGTGGTCTGGCTGTACTTCTGGAACGCGCCCTTGGTCCTGGCACTCGCCCAGAACGACAGACCCATCCCCACCCCGATGATCAGCAGGTAGAAGGGATCGAAGATCATCTCGTGGACTGTTCCTTTCTCGGGCCCGAAACAGAGGACGACGCAGGCGCAGGCTGCATCTCGAGGAACGCGGGTGGGGTGTCGGGGGTTCCCTGCGGGTACACGAAACCCCGGAGCGCTCGGACCGCACTCCGGGGCCGGGGGAAGTGAAGCACGAGCCACGCGTGCCCGTCGCCTCGGCGGCGGGGGCCGGGATCGTGGCTCGCGGCCCGTACGGGCGCAGCGAGGACTGGCGAAACCACGACGAAAATGCGTGGTTCGACAAAGACGCTACGTGTCCTGTACAACTCCTGCATATGGTCATTCTGCACCACTCCGCCCGCTGACCGGGCGGCCTGCCTGCCTCCGAATCCACGGGACTCCCGATGTCCGCAGACACCCCGAATTCGCAACCATCCGGTCCTGACCCGGACAAGTTCCGTACCCTGCGCTCCAAGCTCGAGGTCTTCCACGACTGGCCGCACCCCTATCTGTTCAAGTTCATCGTGCCGCGCGCGCGGCAGGAGGAGCTCGAGGCGGTGTTCGAGGGCTGGGAGTACCGCACGCGCGCGTCGCGCAACGGCTCGTGGATCAGCCTGACCTGCGAGCGGGTCATGGAGTCGGCCGACGCCGTGATCGACGTCTACGAGCGCGTCGACGGCATCGAGGGCGCCTTCGCACTCTGACCCCCCGCCGAGCGCCGGGCCTCGTGGTCACCGACGCGGTGTCGGAGGGGCAGCCGATGGGTCGCTCGCCGTCCTGCAGATCGTCCGTGCGGTCAGCGACCCAGTCCGCGATCGCGGCGTGATCCGGCCGCTCCGGCGGCGAACGCGCATCCGAGCAGGAAGTACAACGTGAGTTCGACCTCGTCGTCGGTCTGGTAGACCTGGAACAGTCCGCCCAGGAGCAAAGCCAGATGGGCGGCGAAGCCGCCGAGAGCGATCCACGACCATGGTCCGGCGCGGCGAACGGCGCCCGCGGCGCCGATGGCGACGGCCACGGCGAAGGACAGGAAGACCGCCGCGCCCGGCCAGCCGCTGTTCACGGCGACCATCAGCACGTCGTTGTGGGCGTGGGCCCGGGACTCGTACAGGCCCGTCACTTCGTACTCGTCGAGCACGTGCTCGAAGTTGCCGAAACCGTAACCGGTCCACGGACGCTCCTCGAGGGCGTCCAACGAGGTCTGCCACAGGTTCGGTCGGGTCTGCTCGGCCTCGAAGTCGAAAGCCCGGACGAAGCGGTCACGGATGGTCGGCGTGGCCACCGCGCCGAGCGCGGCGAGCAGGAGGATCCCCACGGCGATCCGCCGCCGTGTCGGCGGCAGGTACAGGGCGATCACCGCCGCGCCGAGTGCGGCGCCCAGCTGCGCACTGCGCGCGTGGCTCAACAACAGCCCGATGCTCACCAGCGCGCCGGCCACGACCACGAACAGACGGTGACGCCACAGAGCTCCGCCGGGCGAGGAGTTCGTGGCGAAGGCCACGCCCAGCAACCACAGGCAGACCACGTGGCCACCGTAGGTGAGCTTGTGACCGTAGAAACCGACCGCGTTCCAGCGGTTGCCGATGCCCGCGATCCAGTCGTCGGTGAACCACTGGTCGCCGGTGTAGTACTGGTAGATCCCGTAGATCCCGATCAGTGCGCCCACGCCCAGGTACACGACCAGTGCGCGCGCGAGGTGGCGCGGTACGGTCATCCCCAGGGCGGCGACGGCGGGCAGGAGCAACTTGATCCACAGCTCTTCGCCGACCTTGTCGAAGCGCGCCGGGTAGGGATCGGCCAGCGCGGTCGTCAGCAGCGACCACGCGATCCACAGCCCGAAGGTGATCCACACCGCCCGTGGAACGGCGGCTCGTGCCTCGGAGCTCACGATCAGTCGGAGTGTCCCGAGCACGATGAACGATCCCGCCACGAGCGAACCCACGCTGATCGACAGCGGCGAGCCCACCACGAACAGGTAGAGCAGCGCGATCGAGAACCGGTCGATGATTCGCACGCAGCCAGCTCCCGGGTCAGCGGAACGCGCTCACGTCGCCCAGGCCCTCGCGCACGACCATCGCCTCGTCGCCGGTGAGGTCGATCACCGAGGTCGGATCGAGGCTCGCGATGCCGCCGTCGATCACGATCTCGATCTCGTGGTCGAGTCGGTCGCGGATCTCGCGCGGATCGTTGAGGGCGAACTCGTCGCCGGGCAGGCGCAGGGTCGTGGTCAACAGTGGTTCGCCGTGGGCCTCGAGCAGCGCCTGGGCGATGGCGTGGTCGGGCACGCGCAGGCCGATGGTCTTCTTCTTCGGGTGCTGCAGGCGCCGCGGCACCTCGCGTGAGGCACGTACCAGGAAGGTGTAGGGTCCCGGCGTGTGCGCCTTGATCAGGCGGTAGCCGGGCGTGGTGTAGCGGGCGAACTGACCCGTCTGGGACAGATCGCGGCACATGAGCGTGAAGTCGTGCCGGTTGTCGATGCGCCGGATCCGGCAGATCCGGTCCAGGGCGGCCTTCTCGCCGATCGCCGCACCGAGGGCGTAGGTGGTGTCGGTGGGGTAGGCGATCACACCGCCGGCCCGCAGCACGCGGACGGCCTGATCGATCAGCCGCGTCTGCGGCGTCACCGGATGGACTTCGAGCAGCGTGGCCACGATCAGTTTCCGGTGTCCGGGGTCTTCCACCACCGGTGGACGTCTTCGTAGGGCGACAGGAAGTTCGGCGTGGCGTTGCGCACCTCGATGCGCAGGCCCACCGGCGGATCCTTGGCGTAGAGCATGGTCATGGGCTGGTCGCGGTACAACAGTTCCTGCACCTGCTTCCACAGCACCGCGGCCTCGTCGCGGTCGACGGTCCCGCGCGCTCGCTCGATCAGCGCGTCGACGGCCGGGTTGGCGTAGCCGCCCCAGTTGAAGCCGCCGTCGCTGGCGAAGCTCGCCGACAGATCGGGTGAGATCGGCGCGGCCACTTGCCCCATGTACACGTCGAAGTCGCCCGACGAGACCTGCGACAGCACCGTCGACAGCTCGAGCATCCGCGTGTTCACGTCGATGCCGACCTCGCGCAGGTTGTTGCGCAGGATCAGCGCGCCGTTCTCGCGAACCGGGTCTCCCGTCCGCGTCTTCACCGTGAAGCGCAGCGGCACTCCGTCGCGCTCGACGATATCGTCTCCGTCGGTGTCGACGAAGCCGGCCTCGGCCAGCAGCCGTCGCGAGACCTCGAGGTTCCGCGTGTGCGGCTCGAGTTCGTCGTTGTAGGCCCACGCCACGATCGGCGTCATCGGGTTGGCGATGGTCCGTCCGTAGCCGAAGAGCAGGCCCTCGACGAAGGCTCGCCGGTCGATCGCGTAGCTGATCGCGTTGCGGACGCGGGCGTCGGTCAGCAGCTCGTTGTCGAGGTTGTAGACCAAATAGCCCAGGAAGCGCGGTCCCACGAGTTTCAACTGGACCTCGGGATCGTCGCGGAGACGTTCGAGGTCCTTGTTCGGGACCGACTCGATCATGTCGACCTCGCCGATCTCCAGTTGCAGGCGCCGGGTCGCTTCTTCGGGGACCACGCGGAACACGATCTCGTCGAGGTAGGCGGGCTCGTCCCAGTAGTGGGGGTTGCGCTCGAGTACGAGGCGGTCGTTCGCCTCCCAGCGGGCCAGACGGTAGGGCCCGTTCGTGATCGGCATCCGGTTGAGATCCCAGCTCTGGACCTCGGTCGGGGTTCGACCCTCGATCGCGTGGGCGGGCATCAACGGGAAGGCCGAGCGCAGCAGCGATTCCTGCGTCCGCCGGTGGAAGGTGAAGACCACCGTCGTGTCGTTCGGAGCGGCCACGCCGGCGATGTCGTCGAAATTCGACCGCCGCGGAGTCGGAACGTCGGGATTGGTGAACAGCTCGTAGGTCACGAGCACGTCGCGGCTCGCGAAGGGTTCGCCGTCGCTCCACCGGACGTCGTCGCGCAGATGGTAGGTGAGTGTCAGACCGTCCTCGGAGAAGAACCATCGCTTGGCCAACGACGGTTCGAAGTCCAGGTCGGTGTTCATCTTGATCAGCCCGTCGTTGAGGATGCCGTAGATGCTTCCGGCCAGCGCCGTGGTGCGGATCACCGGGTTCAGGGTGCCCGGATCGCTGTCGACGGCGACGGTCAGGGTCCCGCCCCGGACCACGGGTCCGGAATCCGGGTCGCCCTCGGTCACCTCGCCGCCGCCACAGCCGGTCAGGCCCGTGGTCGTGGCGGCGAAGAGCAGGGGAAGGAGCGTTCGGGCCAGGCGCATGCGCGAGTCCTTTCGGAGCGGAAGCGGGGTCAGGCGGAAGGGGGCACGACGTCGGCCCAGTCACGGGGCACGAGGAACTCGTGCAGCAGCCTGTGCTCGTCGGTGCCGGGTTCGATCTCGTGGTCGGTCTCCCAGCGGACGAGCGGCGGCAACGAGGCGAGGATCGATTCGGTGCGGGCGCCTGCCTCGAGCCCGAATCGCGTGCCGCGGTCGTACAGCAGATTGAACTCGACGTAGCGTCCGCGTCGCAGGAGCTGCCACTGCCGTTCCCGGTCTCCGTACGGCGTGTTCCGGCGACGCTCGAGGACGGGAACGTAGGCGTCGAGACAGGCCTCGGCCAGGCTGCGGTGCAGGGCGAAGCATCGGTCGAATCCGCCATCGCACACGTCGTCGTAGAACACGCCTCCGATTCCACGAGCTTCGCCTCGGTGCGGTAGACGGAAGTACTCGTCGCACCGTGTCTTGAAGCGCGGGTAGACTTCCGTTCCGAAGGGCTCGCACGCGGCGCGGGCCGTCCGGTGCCAGTGGACACAGTCCTCGACGAAGCCGTAGTAGGGCGTGAGGTCGAAGCCTCCGCCGAACCACCATACTGGATCCTCGGCGGCGTGCTCGGCGACGAAGAAGCGGAAGTTGGCGTGGGAGGTCGGTGCGTAGGGATTGCGCGGATGGACGATCAACGACACCGAGGCCGCCTGGTAGGCGCGCCCGGCCAGTTCCGGCCGGCGCTCGGTCGCCGCCGCGGGCATGGCCCGTCCGACCGAGTGGGAGAACTGAACGGCGGCCTTCTCGATCACCGCACCGTCCTGCAGGGCGCGCGGGCGGTGCAGGCCGCCGCTGGGCGCCTCGAAACGCTTCTCCGCGAAGCACGCGCGGCCGTCGACCCCTTCGAGGCCGGCGCAGATCGTGTCCTGCAGGGCCATCAGGTGATCGCGCACGGCGACGACGTCCGGCGTCC
Coding sequences within:
- a CDS encoding zinc metallopeptidase; translated protein: MIFDPFYLLIIGVGMGLSFWASARTKGAFQKYSQTTTRRGLTGAQIAEAILRDHGISDVRVEPVAGKLSDHYDPRTKTLRLSEGVYGSRSMAAAGVAAHEVGHAIQHARAYAPLKFRSAWVPVANFSSGLSMFVIIAAFFLGGTATALGHTAAIVGVTLFGATTVFTLITLPVEFDASRRAMATLQRGGYMTRDELGGAKKVLDAAALTYVAAAVTSILTLLYWAFRLGLFGGRR
- a CDS encoding TylF/MycF/NovP-related O-methyltransferase, producing the protein MHLFQRFVEVDFHVPHGHWPCEMAEIAKFLLDSPRRPEAVMIEAGCWQGGSTAKFSILCEMCGYVLHVYDSFQGVEATDQEGYDYTGEYSAEQALVRNHVRRYGVIDVCRFHSGWLQDTIAKVPVAEPVMAAYIDCDLAKGTVEVLRGTRQGLCDEDLVFTQDFHIPPVRKTLEAVDTWTALGVRMPRIERHCHNLASLHFERSGSDA
- a CDS encoding O-antigen ligase family protein; the protein is MRIIDRFSIALLYLFVVGSPLSISVGSLVAGSFIVLGTLRLIVSSEARAAVPRAVWITFGLWIAWSLLTTALADPYPARFDKVGEELWIKLLLPAVAALGMTVPRHLARALVVYLGVGALIGIYGIYQYYTGDQWFTDDWIAGIGNRWNAVGFYGHKLTYGGHVVCLWLLGVAFATNSSPGGALWRHRLFVVVAGALVSIGLLLSHARSAQLGAALGAAVIALYLPPTRRRIAVGILLLAALGAVATPTIRDRFVRAFDFEAEQTRPNLWQTSLDALEERPWTGYGFGNFEHVLDEYEVTGLYESRAHAHNDVLMVAVNSGWPGAAVFLSFAVAVAIGAAGAVRRAGPWSWIALGGFAAHLALLLGGLFQVYQTDDEVELTLYFLLGCAFAAGAAGSRRDRGLGR
- a CDS encoding ECF-type sigma factor — translated: MTRLFRQLEDDAAPRVQPSEEIFALVSDALHRTSRSTVSQERADHTLQPTALVHGTYIRLVDAGGLAQPTAPTLWASRRAAC
- a CDS encoding ABC transporter substrate-binding protein; protein product: MRLARTLLPLLFAATTTGLTGCGGGEVTEGDPDSGPVVRGGTLTVAVDSDPGTLNPVIRTTALAGSIYGILNDGLIKMNTDLDFEPSLAKRWFFSEDGLTLTYHLRDDVRWSDGEPFASRDVLVTYELFTNPDVPTPRRSNFDDIAGVAAPNDTTVVFTFHRRTQESLLRSAFPLMPAHAIEGRTPTEVQSWDLNRMPITNGPYRLARWEANDRLVLERNPHYWDEPAYLDEIVFRVVPEEATRRLQLEIGEVDMIESVPNKDLERLRDDPEVQLKLVGPRFLGYLVYNLDNELLTDARVRNAISYAIDRRAFVEGLLFGYGRTIANPMTPIVAWAYNDELEPHTRNLEVSRRLLAEAGFVDTDGDDIVERDGVPLRFTVKTRTGDPVRENGALILRNNLREVGIDVNTRMLELSTVLSQVSSGDFDVYMGQVAAPISPDLSASFASDGGFNWGGYANPAVDALIERARGTVDRDEAAVLWKQVQELLYRDQPMTMLYAKDPPVGLRIEVRNATPNFLSPYEDVHRWWKTPDTGN
- a CDS encoding L-threonylcarbamoyladenylate synthase gives rise to the protein MATLLEVHPVTPQTRLIDQAVRVLRAGGVIAYPTDTTYALGAAIGEKAALDRICRIRRIDNRHDFTLMCRDLSQTGQFARYTTPGYRLIKAHTPGPYTFLVRASREVPRRLQHPKKKTIGLRVPDHAIAQALLEAHGEPLLTTTLRLPGDEFALNDPREIRDRLDHEIEIVIDGGIASLDPTSVIDLTGDEAMVVREGLGDVSAFR
- a CDS encoding DUF493 domain-containing protein, with the protein product MSADTPNSQPSGPDPDKFRTLRSKLEVFHDWPHPYLFKFIVPRARQEELEAVFEGWEYRTRASRNGSWISLTCERVMESADAVIDVYERVDGIEGAFAL
- a CDS encoding acetate kinase: MNVLVLNCGSSSLKFQLIETDSDRIDSDQDRKLARGIVERIGSQAVVTWQAEGGRKDRHAEPVRDHRAAIDLVLRWIVGEESGIESIHSMKDIHAVGHRVVHGGERFQRSVRVDDEVMEGIQDCFELAPLHNPANLLGIRSAQELLGKGVPQVAVFDTAFHSTMPEASYLYAIPYQYYRRYKIRRYGFHGTSHRYVCYRYRRMHDLEREQVNLITLHLGNGASACAIRDGSSVDTSMGFTPLDGLVMGTRAGDIDPQIIEFLMHKEGIDIGEIDTLLNKRSGLLGLSGLTSDMRELLEEETENGDRRARLAIDIFCQRVKAYIGAYWAKHGPFEGMVMTGGIGENAAPVRARILRGLEHMGVKLDAAANDGLAGGTEGRISQEGSALPTYVIPTDEELLIARDTYRVVEDRPRRW
- the hemF gene encoding oxygen-dependent coproporphyrinogen oxidase; this translates as MDSSTSPTTGPGTPDVVAVRDHLMALQDTICAGLEGVDGRACFAEKRFEAPSGGLHRPRALQDGAVIEKAAVQFSHSVGRAMPAAATERRPELAGRAYQAASVSLIVHPRNPYAPTSHANFRFFVAEHAAEDPVWWFGGGFDLTPYYGFVEDCVHWHRTARAACEPFGTEVYPRFKTRCDEYFRLPHRGEARGIGGVFYDDVCDGGFDRCFALHRSLAEACLDAYVPVLERRRNTPYGDRERQWQLLRRGRYVEFNLLYDRGTRFGLEAGARTESILASLPPLVRWETDHEIEPGTDEHRLLHEFLVPRDWADVVPPSA